aaagtaaCGATCTGTTCCGTAACAGGCACCCCAGTAAATCGATATGAGCGATACACACACACAAGCAATGAAGAAGTTGTTCAAAACAAACTTCGAGAGAATCTTTTTCCTATGATTTCGCAGTCTTGGAGAAAAAAGCCCTGTTTGAATTCTTGCCAAGGGACCGCCGTCGTTACCGCCCTTCTCTTCCTCATTAGCGCCACCTTCCCCCACAGATGACAATGAGGACGGCTTTTCATCAGGAGGCCGATAGTCTTCTAATGACTTTGCTAAGTCAGAAGAATGGCCGGAACCCTCAGCAAATCGCTGATTACTGTACGAAACCCCGTCCCTGCCGCCAGTAAATGCAGCTGCTGCTGCAAAACTAGGGTCCTCAATGTACTGTGACTCTTCATCACCAACCGATTTAGTCATATTTGTTCTCTGTACGGCTACTTACACTTATGTCAGTACCCGATTCTTACGGCGTATAAAAGATTAAAGAAACAGGATATGTGGCTTgatatatacaaaaaaaaagaacgaTATGGAGTACACTATGTATCTCTCAACAATGCTAAGATATGAAGACGCTTATTGACTACGCCAGTCCGTTTTCCATTCCCTTCTTCGAATAGGGTGGCCCGTTGATGACAAAGCTGCGAGTCATCTATCATCAAACAAACTCACGGCTTTCGCTTTTCTTTAGTCTATTTCGGATTGTACCACCTCCTCGGACATTCATAAAAGGATTCGAAAACGAATAACCACGCATATACACGGAAATAGGAGAAAACTAAACGGGAATCggtttatttttttctcaacatttctttttcctgaTTTTCCATCCTTTTCGAGATCCACCTATTGTGGTGAAAAATAACGAAAATATGTGCTTTAGGTGTGCAAGGCATAATGTGTGGCATACTGGAAGGAACAAGTTGAACACGCCAGCTGGAAAGAAGTTCAATACCAACTTGCCCAATGCCTAACTCAAATGTTCGGATTCCTCCTACTGTTCCATCGAAGATAATAGATGTGGTCGACCAAGCGCTAAGAGCGCGACTCTTAGGTGGCAGCACCTTCAATTCAGGGTTTGATAGTTTAGATTCCGTACTTAACTTACAGTTTAGACTACATTACCATGTTATTGGATCGAATGGGCCTGCAAAACCAGTTTGTGATGTTTTACTGAAGGAAAGTcaaaatttagaaaagaatatgagTATGATGGAGGAGTTGAATGACTATCCGGAGATTACAAAACTAGTGGAGAAAATTCTGTTCAATTGCCTCggtattcttttcttccacaGGGGCCAATTTCAGGAATCGCAGCGGTGCTTGCTGCACTCGTTGAAAATTCATAATAACACTGCATCGCAAAAAACAGCACTTATGGAGCAGTATGATAGGTATTTGATCGTAGAAAACCTGTACTACCGTGGTCTAGTTTCGCAAGACATAAATATCATGCAAAATGTTTTTTACAAAGAACTACTGGCCCACGTGGATACGATCCCTCCCGAATCAAACGGTCTTCTTTTCGAATACATCAGCTTGATCGTCGCAAAACTCAGGTTCAATCAAATTCAGGATTTagcagaaaattttaaaactACCGTCGAAAATccttttattcttttcctttacaTGATAAAGAAGTTCCAGTCACCTCTCAAAAAGCACattgataatgatgatctTTATTTGAAGTTCGGACAGAACGTTTTGTTGAAGGCCAAATTTCCTACTGCTAGTGAGACAAATGATGAAGCTTTGGAGCATTTTAATGTCTTTTTGCAGTattatttcaaattcactcacataaaaaaaataaaagtgaATCCCAGTTGGTATAATTTCATAATATCTTCAATGGAAAAGACTTTTCAAAGTATTGAAGTTTCGAAAACAGcaatgtttcttttccaaaaccTAAGCGATAACAGTAATGAcgaaataaagaagaagacatTTAAAAGAGAATCTATACtaaattttgttaattttgTGAAATACAACGACAAGTACTATCAACTGCACGATAACTCCCACCGTGACATAATTTCATTCATTGATGcgtattcttttattttacaaaactccTCCAAAACCGATTCAATCGAAAATGTTTTTGATTACGATAATACGGTATCTACGTTTGCGACTTCCTTGAATTCCTTCTACAAAGAATATAATTTGCCATTAATGAGCCAATCAGAATCTTTAGATTGGCTAGAAAACAGCACCAGATGTGTATACCCAGGAAACATTTCGAAAGTTCTAACAAATGCGTGGTCAACATTGTACGAAATCAGAAAATATCAGTTAGATTTTCTTGTATCTAATAATTTGACTTCATATCTATGTAATGCAATGATGCTGTccacaaaagaaaaagacaatgCTGATGTAGAAGAGCAGGAAGAAGGAGAGGAGGAGAAGGCATTACGTGAATTACAATTTAAATATTCTTACACTCTAGCACAACAGAGGCACATTGAAACTGCAATCAAGACTCTAGAATCATTGATATTAAGTAAAAACCCAAATTACTACAAAGCTTGGCATCTATTAGCTCTTTGTAGGTCTGTGCAAGAGGATAAGGAAATGTCGTACAAGATAGTTTGCTCTGTTCTAGAAGCTATGAATGAAAGTCTTCAGAACAATACTTTACTTCTGAATGATAGATGGCAATTTATTCACCTAAAATTAACGCAATTGGCGCtaattgaagaaatttttggcACTTTAGAGGCACTGGAGACACTTCCAGAGGTCTTTGAATTATACGCAACATTATTTCCAGATTCACAACCTGAATTGAACAGCATGGGTCCCAAATATTCTCAAACTAAAGAATATCTTTTACAAATGGTGTGGATTTTTGCTGCAAATATGTACATGAGAACAAAAGACAATGATGAGGATGCCAAGGCCGCCATCAAAGAAGCCTCCAATGTCGAAAGtaaattcaagaatttaAATTGTAATATTGCTAACGGTTatttatcaataataaaagatGAACCAGGCGTGGCATTAAAGGAATTTGAAACAGTTCTGTACTATGATGAGAATAATTTAGATGCCTTGGTCGGATTCGCTGAATTAATTTTCCCTGAAGAACTAGGCGTCGAGGAAACTAATCTTGAGCGTTATTATACTCTCAGCCTTGATAAAAAACCAGGTAAGAGGGCCAAACTTACGTTCGTTAATGACACAGATAGGTCAGCAGCGTATGCAAGACTAAAATTTCTATTGGAGTGCGCAATACTAGAATCGATCGAGGCTTACTATTCCCCAGAAGTTTGGTGGTATTTGTCCCTCATTTACGAGAAATATCAAGATGACGAGTACAAAAACTCTTTGCTAAAATGTATTAAATACCAAGAGTTGAATCCCATTCGCTCCCTAAGGTATTGCAATTACTAACGATAATTCTTCTGATATATacacacacatatatacatatggGCGCAAGTATATTCTGGTGTAAAGATACTCATAGAAAGCATAAAGATGTAATTCAATCTAGTTGTATTATATTATTCATTGATTTATATTAATTTGATGAACAATGGAACATCTTCTCTTCAATAACGGTTTTGCCCATATACTTGACGTTATTAGGTTACCCGTTTTTATAAATGTAATAAGttcaataatttgaaaagagcaTTAGCTATAGTCACGTTTCGCGTTGAAACAATTCTTTAAATTATCTTCTCTTGGCAGTTTAATATACCAAACGATAGTCCTAACATActgtttttcttattatttaCCAATGAGTAAAGCCAAGGGAACGGgattttcatcaattgatactgaagatgaaaacttaCGCGAACGTTATGTTAATCAACCAAAAGCTAATGCCTCCGATATTCAAGATGAACAATTAGATTGCTTTGAGCAactagaagaaaaacataggacaaaaaaaaatgaagaatacaCTGcgttgaaaattttaagGGATGTCATAGGTCCCCTTTTATTAACTATAACTTCGTTTTATCTAAGATTCCAACATATAGATCAGAACAATTATGTTGTCTGGGATGAGGCTCATTTTGGGAAATTCGGATCATACTACATCAAACATGAGTACTACCACGATGTCCACCCTCCACTTGGTAAAATGCTTATTGCATTGAGCGAATGGATGGCAGGATTTGACGGTCAATTTGACTTTTCCTCTAATAATGCATATCCGGAAAACGTAAACTTTAAACTAATGAGACAATTTAATGCCACATTTGGAGCTCTATGTACACCAGTAGCTTTCTTTACAGCCAAATGGATGGGGTTCAATTATTTTACTGTTTATTTGATTGCTACGATGGTAACGTTGGAACATTCATATATTGTCCTCTCAAAATTCATATTGCTAGATTCAAtgctgctttttttctcgatGACGACTTTTGCCTGTATGATAAAGTTGTATACGTTGAGAAAGCAACAAATGACGAAAAAATGGTCGTTATGGATGTTATTAACTGGTTTATCTATTGGTTGCGTTTGTTCTGTGAAATGGGTTGGTCTTTTTATCACAGTTGTAGTCGGCCTCTACACATGTATAGAACTATTTTTGCTCTATTGTGATAAAGAATTGCCtagaataaaatattacAAACATTGGCTTATCAGAATCATTAATCTGATAGTAATTCCTTTTCTTATCTATCTCTATTGCTTCAAAATTCACTTTGTGTTGTTGTACAAATCTGGCACGGGGGATTCTACTACAAATACGTTATTTCAGATAAACTTGGAGGGAACTCAGATTGAGGCGGGTCCTCGTGATGTAGCATTTGGGTCAGAGTTAACCATAAGGTCGCATGGTTTAAGCCCGAATCTGCTGCATTCACATATTCAAGTATACCCAGAAGGCTCTGGACAGCGCCAAATCACTGGATATGGATTCGCAGACTCTAATAATGTTTGGAAGTTTGAATTTTCTAGGTCTTCTGGATTGGAACTAGATCAGAACGGGACTTTGAATGGCAAAATAATCCCAATAACGGATGGTGTGGAAGTTCGTCTCAGCCATAAAAATACAGGATCGAATCTTCACTCGCATGATGTACCTTCTCACGTCTCTAGAGGAAATTATGAGGTTTCAGGCTATGGGTCACAAAGTGTTGGCGATGAAAAGGATGATTGGATAGTGGAGATTGTgaaacaaatggattcacCAAATCCCGTCTATTCTAATGAGAATTCAACTATTTTACATCCAGTTTCTACTTTCTTCAGGTTGAGACACAAAGTTTTAGGTTGTTACTTGGCTTCTACTGGATTGACGTATCCAGCTTGGGGATTTAAACAAGCTGAAATCGTCTGCAAAGACTCCTGGAGTCGTAGGGACAAATCGACCTGGTGGAATGTAGAAGATCACTGGAACCACAATTTAGAAACCGCAGAAGATTACGTTCCACCAAAATCCAATTTTTGGACCGATTTTATTCTAACTAATTTTGCCATGGCCTCCTCTAATAACGCGTTAGTGCCTGATGAGGATAAATATGATAGTTTATCGTCTGATGCATGGGAATGGCCAACCTTGCATAAAGGGCTAAGAATGTGTTCATGGGCGGGATATATCACTCGATATTACTTGATGGGATCTCCCTTCAATACATGGATTTCTACTGTCTCCTTAATCATCTTCCcatttattattctttttatattatatcGTTGGAGGAGACAAACGCTTTATCTCTCAGACGATCAAATCTGGCAAATAACGATACAGggtatttttcctttcattTCCTGGATGACACATTATCTGCCTTTTGCAATGATGGGGAGAGTGACGTATGTACATCACTACGTTCCCGCTTTATATTTTGCAATGCTTGTTTTCGGATTTGTGCTTGATTTCACTTTGACAAGAGTCCATTGGATGGTCAAATATCCCATCTATTTGTCATTGTTTGGCGGATgtatatacatttataaTTTATTTGCTCCAATATGTCAGGGTATGCATGGTGATAAAGCGGAATACTTACCTTTGCAGTGGTTATCTACTTGGGATATCGCACcttagtaaaaaaaaaaaaaactccaACTCCTTTACACAGAATCACGAAAAttgtaaataataatgcCAAATAAAGGCATTAACTTATTatcctcttcttttcaCATGAGAAATGATATAGATATTGCCTATTCATATGCTAATGAGTATATACGGGTGGACAAATCACTACTTCCTACACCTAAAAATAATTTACCGTTTCTCTTTAAATGTGACCACCTCAATCTTGTAATTTTGTCTGCTGGTGTTATATCCTCGTTTAGCTGCGTTATTAACTCAAACTTTCCCAAAGTATAACTGTATAAATAAATCTCACCGTTTTCAAGACCCACcgatatcaaaattttctctcttATCATGCTGTCATGTATGGAAATAGCAGTGACAGCTTTAGTGTGTTTAATTGATGCTTCCA
This sequence is a window from Saccharomyces cerevisiae S288C chromosome VII, complete sequence. Protein-coding genes within it:
- the PMT6 gene encoding dolichyl-phosphate-mannose-protein mannosyltransferase PMT6 (Protein O-mannosyltransferase; transfers mannose from dolichyl phosphate-D-mannose to protein serine/threonine residues of secretory proteins; reaction is essential for cell wall rigidity; member of a family of mannosyltransferases), with protein sequence MSKAKGTGFSSIDTEDENLRERYVNQPKANASDIQDEQLDCFEQLEEKHRTKKNEEYTALKILRDVIGPLLLTITSFYLRFQHIDQNNYVVWDEAHFGKFGSYYIKHEYYHDVHPPLGKMLIALSEWMAGFDGQFDFSSNNAYPENVNFKLMRQFNATFGALCTPVAFFTAKWMGFNYFTVYLIATMVTLEHSYIVLSKFILLDSMLLFFSMTTFACMIKLYTLRKQQMTKKWSLWMLLTGLSIGCVCSVKWVGLFITVVVGLYTCIELFLLYCDKELPRIKYYKHWLIRIINLIVIPFLIYLYCFKIHFVLLYKSGTGDSTTNTLFQINLEGTQIEAGPRDVAFGSELTIRSHGLSPNLLHSHIQVYPEGSGQRQITGYGFADSNNVWKFEFSRSSGLELDQNGTLNGKIIPITDGVEVRLSHKNTGSNLHSHDVPSHVSRGNYEVSGYGSQSVGDEKDDWIVEIVKQMDSPNPVYSNENSTILHPVSTFFRLRHKVLGCYLASTGLTYPAWGFKQAEIVCKDSWSRRDKSTWWNVEDHWNHNLETAEDYVPPKSNFWTDFILTNFAMASSNNALVPDEDKYDSLSSDAWEWPTLHKGLRMCSWAGYITRYYLMGSPFNTWISTVSLIIFPFIILFILYRWRRQTLYLSDDQIWQITIQGIFPFISWMTHYLPFAMMGRVTYVHHYVPALYFAMLVFGFVLDFTLTRVHWMVKYPIYLSLFGGCIYIYNLFAPICQGMHGDKAEYLPLQWLSTWDIAP
- the YPP1 gene encoding Ypp1p (Cargo-transport protein involved in endocytosis; interacts with phosphatidylinositol-4-kinase Stt4p; is required, along with Efr3p, for the assembly and recruitment of multiple copies of the kinase into phosphoinositide kinase (PIK) patches at the plasma membrane; positively regulates Stt4p; GFP-fusion protein localizes to the cytoplasm; YGR198W is an essential gene), with the protein product MPNSNVRIPPTVPSKIIDVVDQALRARLLGGSTFNSGFDSLDSVLNLQFRLHYHVIGSNGPAKPVCDVLLKESQNLEKNMSMMEELNDYPEITKLVEKILFNCLGILFFHRGQFQESQRCLLHSLKIHNNTASQKTALMEQYDRYLIVENLYYRGLVSQDINIMQNVFYKELLAHVDTIPPESNGLLFEYISLIVAKLRFNQIQDLAENFKTTVENPFILFLYMIKKFQSPLKKHIDNDDLYLKFGQNVLLKAKFPTASETNDEALEHFNVFLQYYFKFTHIKKIKVNPSWYNFIISSMEKTFQSIEVSKTAMFLFQNLSDNSNDEIKKKTFKRESILNFVNFVKYNDKYYQLHDNSHRDIISFIDAYSFILQNSSKTDSIENVFDYDNTVSTFATSLNSFYKEYNLPLMSQSESLDWLENSTRCVYPGNISKVLTNAWSTLYEIRKYQLDFLVSNNLTSYLCNAMMLSTKEKDNADVEEQEEGEEEKALRELQFKYSYTLAQQRHIETAIKTLESLILSKNPNYYKAWHLLALCRSVQEDKEMSYKIVCSVLEAMNESLQNNTLLLNDRWQFIHLKLTQLALIEEIFGTLEALETLPEVFELYATLFPDSQPELNSMGPKYSQTKEYLLQMVWIFAANMYMRTKDNDEDAKAAIKEASNVESKFKNLNCNIANGYLSIIKDEPGVALKEFETVLYYDENNLDALVGFAELIFPEELGVEETNLERYYTLSLDKKPGKRAKLTFVNDTDRSAAYARLKFLLECAILESIEAYYSPEVWWYLSLIYEKYQDDEYKNSLLKCIKYQELNPIRSLRYCNY